Proteins from a genomic interval of Salmo salar chromosome ssa14, Ssal_v3.1, whole genome shotgun sequence:
- the LOC123726689 gene encoding zinc finger protein 865 isoform X1 → MSRRKQKRPQQLMSPLPSASQILDYDDQFSLKLSSFPLTTDSSSSSSSSSPQSYQPSLAPRPYFWGLHTRSLPSEGSPLSCCPCQPTSCPISLTDPQSSLSPDFPHPSFFSQTVLHLPNTSTSPSSQTHPPRSIMASPKLGVSATTTTSSSSSSASLCPPPHPGSPSPVPEGPPSPVTPSPSPGAASAAPPRAHLSIAVILDELRVLQQRQIHQMQMTEEICRQVLRLGGASCGLEAPQILLPPFPQLCLEGSERASSPPQPTPTQPPSSVAPLLACFSSLLPPQPASKPSKPSHPLSHVLRPHKTQMEGAGGATGSYLYPGTSIRPSSSSSSSSASSAISTMASSNYPLALSLALPTRYLHEKSPNTTSASGHGGLSFLTPPLPTTASMAPPSFQEPHLSVSSSGSSSSSLGRLQHACRFCGKLFSSDSSLQIHLRSHTGERPYQCPVCLSRFTTRGNLKVHFLRHREQNPELSLSLLPPSLFGPGMGPAGGSEPQGQPMSSIGLSISAAQAQRRRKRRAEDDPYGDGMEVGGAGGGFSLGASTSAPPLLSPPSPQCGPGPHLHRPLPPAAQPSCCCSRCCIHILCCFLTHILLFLLCVLLPPLCPLLVHLRHRWVLQGGKAATL, encoded by the coding sequence ATGACCAGTTTTCATTGAAGTTATCCTCCTTTCCTCTGACCACAGATTCCTCTTCttcatcatcttcctcctctcctcagagtTACCAGCCATCCCTGGCTCCGCGTCCCTACTTTTGGGGGCTTCACACCCGCTCTCTACCCAGTGAGGGCTCCCCCCTCTCCTGCTGCCCCTGCCAGCCCACCTCCTGCCCCATCTCCCTCACAGACCCCcagtcctccctctcccctgactTCCCCCACCCCTCCTTCTTCTCCCAGACAGTCCTGCACCTCCCCAACACCTCCACATCGCCCTCCAGTCAGACCCACCCTCCTCGTTCTATCATGGCCTCTCCCAAACTGGGCGTGTCagccaccactaccacctcctcatcctcttcctcagccTCCCTCTGCCCCCCGCCCCACCCTGGTAGCCCCAGCCCTGTGCCCGAGGGCCCTCCCAGCCCTGTGACACCCTCCCCCAGCCCTGGTGCTGCCTCTGCAGCCCCGCCCCGTGCCCACCTGAGCATTGCGGtgatcctggatgagctgcgagTGCTGCAGCAGAGGCAGATCCACCAGATGCAGATGACGGAGGAGATCTGCAGGCAGGTTCTGCGGCTGGGCGGGGCCTCCTGTGGCCTGGAGGCGCCCCAGATCCTCCTGCCTCCTTTtccccagctctgtctggagggcaGTGAGAGGGCCTCCAGTCCTCCCCAGCCTACACCCACCCAGCCTCCCAGCTCTGTAGCTCCTCTCCTGGCCTGcttctcctccctgctccctccccagcctgcctccaagcCCTCCAAGCCCAGCCACCCACTGTCCCATGTCCTGCGGCCACACAAGACCCAGATGGAGGGTGCAGGAGGGGCTACAGGGTCTTATCTTTACCCTGGGACCAGTATCCGCCCTTCCTCCTCGTCTTCTTCCTCATCTGCCTCCTCAGCCATCTCTACCATGGCATCGTCCAACTACCCCCTGGCCCTCTCCCTGGCCTTGCCTACCCGTTACCTCCATGAGAAATCCCCCAACACCACCTCAGCCAGCGGCCACGGTGGCCTGTCCTTCCTCACCCCGCCCCTGCCCACCACTGCCTCTATGGCACCCCCCTCCTTTCAGGAGCcccacctgtctgtctcctcatcagGGTCCTCGTCCTCCTCCCTGGGGCGTCTCCAGCATGCCTGTCGGTTCTGTGGCAAGCTGTTCAGCAGTGACTCATCCCTGCAAATCCACCTGCGCTCCCACACGGGCGAGAGACCCTACCAGTGCCCTGTCTGCCTCAGCCGCTTCACCACCCGCGGCAACCTCAAGGTGCATTTCCTCCGCCACCGCGAGCAGAACCCAGagctctcgctctcccttctccccccttcCCTGTTTGGGCCGGGCATGGGACCAGCGGGGGGGTCTGAGCCCCAGGGTCAGCCCATGAGCAGCATTGGTCTGAGCATCAGTGCAGCGCAGGCTCAGAGACGTCGTAAACGGCGGGCTGAGGATGACCCGTATGGAGACGGTATGGAGGTGGGAGGTGCCGGAGGAGGCTTCTCTCTGGGGGCGTCCACCAgtgctccccccctcctctctcccccttccccccagTGTGGACCTGGCCCTCATCTCCACCGCCCACTCCCTCCTGCGGCTCAAccaagctgctgctgcagccgctGCTGCATCCATATCCTCTGCTGCTTCCTCActcacatcctcctcttcctcctctgcgtcctcctccctcctctctgtcccctcctcgTCCACCTCCGCCATCGCTGGGTTCTTCAAGGGGGCAAAGCAGCAACGCTTTGA
- the LOC123726689 gene encoding sal-like protein 2 isoform X2 — MASPKLGVSATTTTSSSSSSASLCPPPHPGSPSPVPEGPPSPVTPSPSPGAASAAPPRAHLSIAVILDELRVLQQRQIHQMQMTEEICRQVLRLGGASCGLEAPQILLPPFPQLCLEGSERASSPPQPTPTQPPSSVAPLLACFSSLLPPQPASKPSKPSHPLSHVLRPHKTQMEGAGGATGSYLYPGTSIRPSSSSSSSSASSAISTMASSNYPLALSLALPTRYLHEKSPNTTSASGHGGLSFLTPPLPTTASMAPPSFQEPHLSVSSSGSSSSSLGRLQHACRFCGKLFSSDSSLQIHLRSHTGERPYQCPVCLSRFTTRGNLKVHFLRHREQNPELSLSLLPPSLFGPGMGPAGGSEPQGQPMSSIGLSISAAQAQRRRKRRAEDDPYGDGMEVGGAGGGFSLGASTSAPPLLSPPSPQCGPGPHLHRPLPPAAQPSCCCSRCCIHILCCFLTHILLFLLCVLLPPLCPLLVHLRHRWVLQGGKAATL; from the coding sequence ATGGCCTCTCCCAAACTGGGCGTGTCagccaccactaccacctcctcatcctcttcctcagccTCCCTCTGCCCCCCGCCCCACCCTGGTAGCCCCAGCCCTGTGCCCGAGGGCCCTCCCAGCCCTGTGACACCCTCCCCCAGCCCTGGTGCTGCCTCTGCAGCCCCGCCCCGTGCCCACCTGAGCATTGCGGtgatcctggatgagctgcgagTGCTGCAGCAGAGGCAGATCCACCAGATGCAGATGACGGAGGAGATCTGCAGGCAGGTTCTGCGGCTGGGCGGGGCCTCCTGTGGCCTGGAGGCGCCCCAGATCCTCCTGCCTCCTTTtccccagctctgtctggagggcaGTGAGAGGGCCTCCAGTCCTCCCCAGCCTACACCCACCCAGCCTCCCAGCTCTGTAGCTCCTCTCCTGGCCTGcttctcctccctgctccctccccagcctgcctccaagcCCTCCAAGCCCAGCCACCCACTGTCCCATGTCCTGCGGCCACACAAGACCCAGATGGAGGGTGCAGGAGGGGCTACAGGGTCTTATCTTTACCCTGGGACCAGTATCCGCCCTTCCTCCTCGTCTTCTTCCTCATCTGCCTCCTCAGCCATCTCTACCATGGCATCGTCCAACTACCCCCTGGCCCTCTCCCTGGCCTTGCCTACCCGTTACCTCCATGAGAAATCCCCCAACACCACCTCAGCCAGCGGCCACGGTGGCCTGTCCTTCCTCACCCCGCCCCTGCCCACCACTGCCTCTATGGCACCCCCCTCCTTTCAGGAGCcccacctgtctgtctcctcatcagGGTCCTCGTCCTCCTCCCTGGGGCGTCTCCAGCATGCCTGTCGGTTCTGTGGCAAGCTGTTCAGCAGTGACTCATCCCTGCAAATCCACCTGCGCTCCCACACGGGCGAGAGACCCTACCAGTGCCCTGTCTGCCTCAGCCGCTTCACCACCCGCGGCAACCTCAAGGTGCATTTCCTCCGCCACCGCGAGCAGAACCCAGagctctcgctctcccttctccccccttcCCTGTTTGGGCCGGGCATGGGACCAGCGGGGGGGTCTGAGCCCCAGGGTCAGCCCATGAGCAGCATTGGTCTGAGCATCAGTGCAGCGCAGGCTCAGAGACGTCGTAAACGGCGGGCTGAGGATGACCCGTATGGAGACGGTATGGAGGTGGGAGGTGCCGGAGGAGGCTTCTCTCTGGGGGCGTCCACCAgtgctccccccctcctctctcccccttccccccagTGTGGACCTGGCCCTCATCTCCACCGCCCACTCCCTCCTGCGGCTCAAccaagctgctgctgcagccgctGCTGCATCCATATCCTCTGCTGCTTCCTCActcacatcctcctcttcctcctctgcgtcctcctccctcctctctgtcccctcctcgTCCACCTCCGCCATCGCTGGGTTCTTCAAGGGGGCAAAGCAGCAACGCTTTGA
- the LOC106569444 gene encoding sal-like protein 3: MRTRPPHPPMMSHSAYSQLAHLPKLLFPSGSPHQHPALGLLRPPPPAQGSSHLSSTHSQLSFPFSHYPKAHASTSSPSVSTPTSDTSKLQRLVEKLEKEPPTSSPWASSSGETSHSSMASTGLFNSGLMGASTSSTYVMATPPSSTHAPTSVSNFTREMVAALGMSANGGSALAGAMLPGLGIMSTGSLAPNQCGVCLRVLSCPRALRLHQATHLGERPFPCKLCGRSFSTKGSLRSHLATHRARPPNSRAQNSCPLCQRKFTNALVLQHHIRMHLGGQLPPEGSAESLSEASAEPATISELQTHSQALSQSQPQSNDTPKVSTESSIAASGSQSKSSAASTHFQTLVGGSAPVSVSVTSPKCVWEPNRSHSSSPDLIPPSDLTPDSFLNSTSHTPPPSSADPPVLFVSVPSPPPPLGDTGSPVNDDNHAELLDSTIGTIGPAPTSSSVTKTTPLSSLMMSDCLLGQNALPLNVFLPGPRSNLEDLLSTPALCAPVAHPSPAPSFTPVLSPEHPPKLPTPKPTEEYRVETPPPAAPKHDQAPVSDTDPRMAPPSESADTSDAEAREVPQKAVPYTRETSQGAYLGSHGKEDGMGGVSDQLESTFPISLAPTLPPPLSRPEKKTYSCAECGKEYASRSGLKGHMKHHGGVVKAPRPPVRSGRSASERLPANTPTTSSNPPATRSNVGFWNQYQAFLNTSNDSADDPAQGPASGSQGEDGEMPRLAKSPVRSQLSKEPTTGRGSEDGSDEGSTLESM; this comes from the exons ATGAGAACACGCCCCCCTCACCCTCCCATGATGTCGCACTCTGCTTACTCCCAGTTGGCCCACCTCCCTAAACTCCTCTTCCCCTCTGGCTCCCCCCACCAACACCCTGCCCTGGGCCTGCTCCGCCCTCCTCCCCCTGCCCAAGgctcctcccacctctcctccacccactctcagctctccttccccttctcccACTACCCCAAAGCCCacgcctccacctcctccccctccgtCTCTACCCCCACCTCAGACACCTCCAAGCTGCAGCGGCTGGTGGAGAAGCTGGAGAAGGAgcctcccacctcctctccctgGGCCTCCTCCTCAGGGGAGACCTCCCACAGCAGCATGGCCTCTACTGGGTTGTTCAACAGCGGCCTCATGGGCGCCAGCACCTCCAGCACTTATGTGATGGCAACCCCACCATCCTCCACCCATGCCCCCACCTCCGTCTCCAACTTCACCAGGGAGATGGTGGCCGCTCTGGGCATGAGTGCAAACGGGGGCAGCGCTCTGGCAGGCGCCATGCTCCCCGGCCTTGGCATCATGAGCACTGGCTCCCTGGCCCCCAACCAGTGTggggtgtgtctgcgtgtgttgaGCTGTCCCAGGGCACTGCGTCTGCACCAGGCCACCCACCTGGGAGAGCGCCCCTTCCCCTGTAAACTGTGTGGACGCTCCTTCTCCACCAAGGGCAGCCTGCGGTCCCACCTGGCAACACACCGTGCCCGCCCACCGAACTCTCGTGCCCAGAACTCTTGCCCGCTGTGCCAGCGCAAGTTCACAAATGCCCTGGTGCTGCAGCACCACATCCGCATGCACCTGGGAGGGCAGCTGCCACCGGAGGGCAGTGCAGAGTCTCTATCAGAGGCCTCAGCAGAGCCTGCCACTATCTCTGAGCTCCAGACCCATTCCCAGGCACTGTCTCAGTCCCAGCCACAGTCCAATGACACCCCCAAGGTCTCCACTGAGAGCTCCATTGCAGCCTCAGGCAGCCAGTCAAAGAGCTCAGCAGCATCCACACACTTTCAAACCCTAGTAGGAGGCTCTGCCCCCGTATCGGTCAGTGTGACATCACCTAAGTGTGTCTGGGAGCCTAACAGATCTCActcctccagccctgacctgatccCTCCCTCTGACCTCACCCCTGACTCCTTCCTAAACTCCACCTCACACACCCCTCCGCCCAGCAGCGCAGACCCCCCAGTCCTGTTTGTCAGTGTGCCTTCCCCACCCCCTCCTCTAGGAGATACAGGCTCCCCAGTCAATGATGACAACCATGCTGAACTCCTTGATTCAACCATTGGTACCATTGGCCCTGCTCCCACTTCCTCCAGTGTTACCAAAACCACACCCTTGTCCAGTCTAATGATGTCAGACTGTCTTTTGGGTCAGAATGCTCTTCCTCTCAATGTCTTCCTCCCCGGCCCTAGATCAAATCTGGAGGATCTACTGAGCACACCAGCCCTCTGTGCCCCAGTAGCACACCCCAGCCCAGCCCCCTCCTTTACCCCTGTCCTTAGCCCAGAGCATCCCCCTAAACTCCCAACCCCCAAGCCCACAGAGGAATACAGGGTTGAAACCCCCCCGCCTGCAGCACCAAAGCATGACCAAGCTCCTGTATCTGATACGGACCCGAGAATGGCACCACCATCAGAGAGCGCAGACACAAGCGATGCTGAGGCTAGGGAAGTTCCTCAGAAAGCTGTACCCTACACCAGGGAGACGAGTCAGGGGGCGTACCTCGGCTCCCATGGGAAGGAGGATGGGATGGGCGGTGTCAGTGACCAATTGGAAAGCACATTTCCCATCAGTTTGGCTcccactctcccccctcccctgtctcGCCCTGAGAAGAAGACCTACAGCTGTGCCGAGTGTGGGAAAGAGTATGCCAGCCGCAGTGGACTGAAG GGACACATGAAGCATCATGGAGGGGTTGTCAAGGCACCACGTCCCCCTGTACGGAGCGGTCGCTCAGCCTCTGAGCGACTTCCTGCTAACACACCGACAACATCCTCCAACCCCCCGGCCACCAGGAGCAATGTGGGCTTCTGGAACCAGTACCAAGCCTTTCTCAACACCAGCAACGACTCGGCAGACGACCCGGCACAAGGCCCGGCCAGTGGTAGCcaaggagaggatggggagatgcCCCGATTGGCTAAATCTCCCGTTAGATCCCAGCTGTCGAAAGAACCGACCACTGGAAGGGGTTCAGAAGATGGGTCTGACGAAGGGTCTACTCTAGAGTCAATGTAA